One genomic window of Dioscorea cayenensis subsp. rotundata cultivar TDr96_F1 unplaced genomic scaffold, TDr96_F1_v2_PseudoChromosome.rev07_lg8_w22 25.fasta BLBR01000496.1, whole genome shotgun sequence includes the following:
- the LOC120254557 gene encoding probable lactoylglutathione lyase, chloroplastic, with protein sequence MVRIVPMASSSSFNLASLRQSSANVASLSAFPRRRPLFRSRRVSALLPAQLFGIRTYMKQRAEVNSVEASTAGNMACASTTISQESALEWVKRDKRRLLHVVYRVGDLEKTIKFYTECLGMKLLRRRDIPEERYTNAFLGFGPEDSHFVVELTYNYGVDKYDIGTGFGHFGIAVEDVSKAVDLIKAKGGKVIKEPGPVSDANTVIAFIEDPDGYKFKLVERGLTPEPLCQVMLRVGDLGCSINFYEKAFGMELLRKQDNPENKVMC encoded by the exons ATGGTGAGGATCGTCCCTATGGCTTCGTCATCCTCCTTCAACTTGGCATCCCTCCGCCAGTCCTCTGCCAACGTCGCCAGCCTCTCTGCCTTCCCTCGCCGCCGTCCACTCTTTCGCTCTCGTCGCGTCTCCG CCTTACTTCCAGCACAGTTGTTTGGAATAAGAACTTACATGAAGCAAAGAGCAGAAGTAAACAGTGTTGAAGCCAGCACTGCTGGAAATATGGCTTGTGCAAGCACCACCATCAGTCAAGAAAGTGCACTGGAGTGGGTCAAAAGAGATAAAAGGAGATTACTTCATGTTGTTTATCGTGTTGGAGATTTGGAAAAGACCATAAA GTTCTACACTGAATGCTTGGGAATGAAGCTGCTAAGGAGACGTGACATTCCTGAGGAAAGATACACTAATGCTTTCCTTGGATTTGGGCCAGAAGATTCTCACTTTGTTGTTGAGCTGACTTACA ATTATGGAGTGGATAAGTATGATATTGGAACAGGCTTTGGTCATTTTGGCATAGCAGTTGAAGAT GTGTCCAAAGCTGTGGATCTCATAAAAGCTAAGGGGGGAAAGGTTATTAAGGAACCTGGTCCTGTCAGTGACGCCAATACTGTGATTGCTTTTATTGAAGATCCTGATGGTTACAAGTTCAAGCTTGTGGAAAGGGGCCTCACACCAGAGCCCTTGTGTCAAGTAATGCTTCGGGTGGGCGATCTTGGTTGTTCCATAAATTTCTATGAAAAA GCTTTTGGCATGGAGCTTCTGCGCAAACAAGACAATCCAGAGAACAAG GTTATGTGCTAA